The genomic segment CTACTGGAAATCACCAACACGGCCCAGCGCCTGCGCCAGGAATACGAAATGCTTGATCACACCAGAAAGCAACTGGCCGCGCGCACGGTCCTGAAAGACACCTTCCAACCCCAGTAATGCCCAGGATCAGCTGGCCCCAAAGGCGCTACACCGATGCCAGCAGCGTGGCCTCCGCCTACGACCGCTGGACCAGCGATCAACTGCTGGAGCGGCTCTGGGGGGAACACATCCATCTTGGCTACTACAAAAGCGGCCACTGGTGGAGGGAAGACTTCCGTTTAGCGAAGCAAGCCTTTGTCCATGAGCTGGTCCAGTGGAGTGGCCTTAGCCAACTGCCCGCAGGCACCAGGGTGCTCGATGTGGGCTGTGGCATTGGGGGTAGCGCCAGGATCCTGGCCCGCGACTACGGCTTTGAAGTGCTTGGCATCAGCATCAGCCCCCTGCAAATCCAAAGGGCCCAGGAGTTAACGCCTGCCTCCTTGAGCTGCCGCTTTGCCGTGATGGACGCCCTTGCCCTTGCCCTAGAACCTGCCAGTTTTGATGCCGTGTGGAGCGTGGAAGCTTGCCCTCACATGCCTGATAAACAGCTTTACGCCGATGAATTACTGCGGGTACTAAAGCCTGGTGGTCTGGTGGCTATTGCCGATTGGAACCGCCGCGATCCCAGCGACGGCCCGATGGACCGCCGCGAGCGCTGGGTGATGCGCCAACTGCTCGAACAGTGGGCCCATCCGGAATTCGCCAGCATTGCGGGCCTCAAAGCCAACCTCGAGGGAAGCAAGTG from the Cyanobium sp. WAJ14-Wanaka genome contains:
- a CDS encoding methyltransferase domain-containing protein; amino-acid sequence: MPRISWPQRRYTDASSVASAYDRWTSDQLLERLWGEHIHLGYYKSGHWWREDFRLAKQAFVHELVQWSGLSQLPAGTRVLDVGCGIGGSARILARDYGFEVLGISISPLQIQRAQELTPASLSCRFAVMDALALALEPASFDAVWSVEACPHMPDKQLYADELLRVLKPGGLVAIADWNRRDPSDGPMDRRERWVMRQLLEQWAHPEFASIAGLKANLEGSKWGGGSGTPGLTVQSDDWSKATLPSWIDSIVEGARRPMAILGLGPKALLQGLRETPTILLMHWAFATGLMQFGVFRGVKPSESP